The following coding sequences are from one Hippopotamus amphibius kiboko isolate mHipAmp2 chromosome 9, mHipAmp2.hap2, whole genome shotgun sequence window:
- the HTR3A gene encoding 5-hydroxytryptamine receptor 3A isoform X2 — MLPWVPQALLALLLPMLPAQGEAKHEGGPQTQNTSRPALLRLSDHLLANYKKGVRPVRDWRTPTTVSIDVIVYAILSVDEKNQVLTTYIWYRQYWTDEFLQWNPEDFDNITKLSIPTESIWVPDILINEFVDVGKSPNIPYVYVRHDGEVQNYKPLQVVTACSLDIYNFPFDVQNCSLTFTSWLHTIQDINISLLRLPEKVKFDRSVFMNQGEWELLGVLAQFQEFSIESSDSYAEMKFYVVIRRRPLFYAVSLLLPSIFLMVMDIVGFYLPPDSGERVSFKITLLLGYSVFLIIVSDTLPATAIGTPLIGVYFVVCMALLVISLAETILIVRLVHKQDLQQPVPAWLRHLVLERVALLLCLGEQSTSRRPLATCQAAKNDDCSDMGNHCSHVGGPPDLEKTPGGRGSPPPPPREASVAMRGLLQELTSIRHFLEKREESREVARDWLHVGSVLDRLLFRIYLLAVLAYSVTLVMLWSIWQYS, encoded by the exons ATGCTGCCGTGGGTACCACAGGCGCTGCTTGCCTTGCTTCTGCCCATGCTCCCGGCACAGGGAGAAG CCAAGCACGAGGGCGGCCCCCAGACCCAGAACACCTCCAGGCCGGCTCTGCTGCGGCTGTCAGATCACCTCCTGGCCAACTACAAGAAGGGTGTGCGGCCTGTGCGGGACTGGAGGACCCCGACCACCGTGTCCATTGACGTCATCGTCTACGCCATCCTCAGCGTG GATGAGAAGAATCAGGTCCTGACCACCTACATCTGGTACCGGCAG TACTGGACCGATGAGTTTCTCCAGTGGAACCCTGAGGACTTTGACAACATCACCAAGTTGTCCATCCCCACGGAGAGCATCTGGGTCCCGGACATCCTCATCAATGAGTT TGTGGACGTGGGGAAGTCTCCAAATATCCCGTATGTGTATGTCCGGCATGACGGCGAGGTCCAGAACTACAAGCCCCTCCAGGTGGTGACCGCCTGTAGCCTCGACATCTACAACTTCCCCTTCGACGTACAGAACTGCTCACTGACCTTCACCAGCTGGCTGCACACCA TCCAGGACATCAACATCTCCCTGTTGCGCCTGCCGGAAAAGGTGAAGTTTGACAGGAGTGTCTTCATGAACCAGGGCGAGTGGGAGCTGCTGGGGGTGCTGGCCCAGTTTCAGGAGTTCAGTATAGAAAGCAGTGACTCCTACGCAGAGATGAAGTTCTAC GTGGTCATCCGCCGGCGGCCCCTTTTCTATGCAGTCAGCCTGCTGCTGCCCAGTATCTTCCTCATGGTCATGGACATCGTGGGCTTCTACCTGCCCCCGGACAGTGGCGAGAGGGTCTCCTTCAAGATCACGCTCCTCCTGGGCTACTCGGTATTCCTGATCATTGTGTCCGACACGCTGCCAGCCACAGCCATCGGCACGCCCCTCATCG GTGTCTACTTTGTCGTGTGCATGGCTCTCCTGGTGATCAGCTTGGCCGAGACCATCCTCATCGTGCGGCTGGTGCACAAGCAGGACCTGCAGCAGCCGGTGCCTGCCTGGCTGCGGCACCTGGTTCTCGAGAGAGTCGCCCTGCTCCTCTGCCTAGGGGAGCAGTCGACTTCCCGGAGGCCCCTAGCCACCTGCCAAGCCGCCAAGAACGATGACTGCTCAG ACATGGGAAACCACTGCAGCCATGTGGGGGGACCCCCGGACTTGGAGAAGAcccctgggggcagaggcagccctcccccacctccgcGGGAAGCCTCCGTGGCGATGCGCGGGCTGCTGCAGGAGCTGACCTCCATCCGGCACTTCCTGGAAAAGCGGGAGGAGAGCCGAGAGGTGGCCCGGGACTGGCTTCATGTGGGCTCCGTGCTGGACAGGCTGCTCTTCCGCATCTACCTGCTGGCGGTGCTGGCCTACAGTGTCACCCTGGTCATGCTCTGGTCCATCTGGCAGTATTCCTGA
- the HTR3A gene encoding 5-hydroxytryptamine receptor 3A isoform X3 — MLPWVPQALLALLLPMLPAQGEGKEMVNTSRPALLRLSDHLLANYKKGVRPVRDWRTPTTVSIDVIVYAILSVDEKNQVLTTYIWYRQYWTDEFLQWNPEDFDNITKLSIPTESIWVPDILINEFVDVGKSPNIPYVYVRHDGEVQNYKPLQVVTACSLDIYNFPFDVQNCSLTFTSWLHTIQDINISLLRLPEKVKFDRSVFMNQGEWELLGVLAQFQEFSIESSDSYAEMKFYVVIRRRPLFYAVSLLLPSIFLMVMDIVGFYLPPDSGERVSFKITLLLGYSVFLIIVSDTLPATAIGTPLIGVYFVVCMALLVISLAETILIVRLVHKQDLQQPVPAWLRHLVLERVALLLCLGEQSTSRRPLATCQAAKNDDCSDMGNHCSHVGGPPDLEKTPGGRGSPPPPPREASVAMRGLLQELTSIRHFLEKREESREVARDWLHVGSVLDRLLFRIYLLAVLAYSVTLVMLWSIWQYS, encoded by the exons ATGCTGCCGTGGGTACCACAGGCGCTGCTTGCCTTGCTTCTGCCCATGCTCCCGGCACAGGGAGAAGGTAAGGAGATGGTG AACACCTCCAGGCCGGCTCTGCTGCGGCTGTCAGATCACCTCCTGGCCAACTACAAGAAGGGTGTGCGGCCTGTGCGGGACTGGAGGACCCCGACCACCGTGTCCATTGACGTCATCGTCTACGCCATCCTCAGCGTG GATGAGAAGAATCAGGTCCTGACCACCTACATCTGGTACCGGCAG TACTGGACCGATGAGTTTCTCCAGTGGAACCCTGAGGACTTTGACAACATCACCAAGTTGTCCATCCCCACGGAGAGCATCTGGGTCCCGGACATCCTCATCAATGAGTT TGTGGACGTGGGGAAGTCTCCAAATATCCCGTATGTGTATGTCCGGCATGACGGCGAGGTCCAGAACTACAAGCCCCTCCAGGTGGTGACCGCCTGTAGCCTCGACATCTACAACTTCCCCTTCGACGTACAGAACTGCTCACTGACCTTCACCAGCTGGCTGCACACCA TCCAGGACATCAACATCTCCCTGTTGCGCCTGCCGGAAAAGGTGAAGTTTGACAGGAGTGTCTTCATGAACCAGGGCGAGTGGGAGCTGCTGGGGGTGCTGGCCCAGTTTCAGGAGTTCAGTATAGAAAGCAGTGACTCCTACGCAGAGATGAAGTTCTAC GTGGTCATCCGCCGGCGGCCCCTTTTCTATGCAGTCAGCCTGCTGCTGCCCAGTATCTTCCTCATGGTCATGGACATCGTGGGCTTCTACCTGCCCCCGGACAGTGGCGAGAGGGTCTCCTTCAAGATCACGCTCCTCCTGGGCTACTCGGTATTCCTGATCATTGTGTCCGACACGCTGCCAGCCACAGCCATCGGCACGCCCCTCATCG GTGTCTACTTTGTCGTGTGCATGGCTCTCCTGGTGATCAGCTTGGCCGAGACCATCCTCATCGTGCGGCTGGTGCACAAGCAGGACCTGCAGCAGCCGGTGCCTGCCTGGCTGCGGCACCTGGTTCTCGAGAGAGTCGCCCTGCTCCTCTGCCTAGGGGAGCAGTCGACTTCCCGGAGGCCCCTAGCCACCTGCCAAGCCGCCAAGAACGATGACTGCTCAG ACATGGGAAACCACTGCAGCCATGTGGGGGGACCCCCGGACTTGGAGAAGAcccctgggggcagaggcagccctcccccacctccgcGGGAAGCCTCCGTGGCGATGCGCGGGCTGCTGCAGGAGCTGACCTCCATCCGGCACTTCCTGGAAAAGCGGGAGGAGAGCCGAGAGGTGGCCCGGGACTGGCTTCATGTGGGCTCCGTGCTGGACAGGCTGCTCTTCCGCATCTACCTGCTGGCGGTGCTGGCCTACAGTGTCACCCTGGTCATGCTCTGGTCCATCTGGCAGTATTCCTGA
- the HTR3A gene encoding 5-hydroxytryptamine receptor 3A isoform X1 yields the protein MLPWVPQALLALLLPMLPAQGEGKEMVNTSRPALLRLSDHLLANYKKGVRPVRDWRTPTTVSIDVIVYAILSVDEKNQVLTTYIWYRQYWTDEFLQWNPEDFDNITKLSIPTESIWVPDILINEFVDVGKSPNIPYVYVRHDGEVQNYKPLQVVTACSLDIYNFPFDVQNCSLTFTSWLHTIQDINISLLRLPEKVKFDRSVFMNQGEWELLGVLAQFQEFSIESSDSYAEMKFYVVIRRRPLFYAVSLLLPSIFLMVMDIVGFYLPPDSGERVSFKITLLLGYSVFLIIVSDTLPATAIGTPLIGKARSRGRAECSRGTEAPALSYLPCVSPPRPALGCTGVYFVVCMALLVISLAETILIVRLVHKQDLQQPVPAWLRHLVLERVALLLCLGEQSTSRRPLATCQAAKNDDCSDMGNHCSHVGGPPDLEKTPGGRGSPPPPPREASVAMRGLLQELTSIRHFLEKREESREVARDWLHVGSVLDRLLFRIYLLAVLAYSVTLVMLWSIWQYS from the exons ATGCTGCCGTGGGTACCACAGGCGCTGCTTGCCTTGCTTCTGCCCATGCTCCCGGCACAGGGAGAAGGTAAGGAGATGGTG AACACCTCCAGGCCGGCTCTGCTGCGGCTGTCAGATCACCTCCTGGCCAACTACAAGAAGGGTGTGCGGCCTGTGCGGGACTGGAGGACCCCGACCACCGTGTCCATTGACGTCATCGTCTACGCCATCCTCAGCGTG GATGAGAAGAATCAGGTCCTGACCACCTACATCTGGTACCGGCAG TACTGGACCGATGAGTTTCTCCAGTGGAACCCTGAGGACTTTGACAACATCACCAAGTTGTCCATCCCCACGGAGAGCATCTGGGTCCCGGACATCCTCATCAATGAGTT TGTGGACGTGGGGAAGTCTCCAAATATCCCGTATGTGTATGTCCGGCATGACGGCGAGGTCCAGAACTACAAGCCCCTCCAGGTGGTGACCGCCTGTAGCCTCGACATCTACAACTTCCCCTTCGACGTACAGAACTGCTCACTGACCTTCACCAGCTGGCTGCACACCA TCCAGGACATCAACATCTCCCTGTTGCGCCTGCCGGAAAAGGTGAAGTTTGACAGGAGTGTCTTCATGAACCAGGGCGAGTGGGAGCTGCTGGGGGTGCTGGCCCAGTTTCAGGAGTTCAGTATAGAAAGCAGTGACTCCTACGCAGAGATGAAGTTCTAC GTGGTCATCCGCCGGCGGCCCCTTTTCTATGCAGTCAGCCTGCTGCTGCCCAGTATCTTCCTCATGGTCATGGACATCGTGGGCTTCTACCTGCCCCCGGACAGTGGCGAGAGGGTCTCCTTCAAGATCACGCTCCTCCTGGGCTACTCGGTATTCCTGATCATTGTGTCCGACACGCTGCCAGCCACAGCCATCGGCACGCCCCTCATCGGTAAGGCCCGCTCCCGGGGAAGAGCTGAGTGCAGCCGAGGAACTGAGGCACCGGCCCTCTCCTACCTACCGTGTGtgtccccaccccgccccgccctgggGTGCACAGGTGTCTACTTTGTCGTGTGCATGGCTCTCCTGGTGATCAGCTTGGCCGAGACCATCCTCATCGTGCGGCTGGTGCACAAGCAGGACCTGCAGCAGCCGGTGCCTGCCTGGCTGCGGCACCTGGTTCTCGAGAGAGTCGCCCTGCTCCTCTGCCTAGGGGAGCAGTCGACTTCCCGGAGGCCCCTAGCCACCTGCCAAGCCGCCAAGAACGATGACTGCTCAG ACATGGGAAACCACTGCAGCCATGTGGGGGGACCCCCGGACTTGGAGAAGAcccctgggggcagaggcagccctcccccacctccgcGGGAAGCCTCCGTGGCGATGCGCGGGCTGCTGCAGGAGCTGACCTCCATCCGGCACTTCCTGGAAAAGCGGGAGGAGAGCCGAGAGGTGGCCCGGGACTGGCTTCATGTGGGCTCCGTGCTGGACAGGCTGCTCTTCCGCATCTACCTGCTGGCGGTGCTGGCCTACAGTGTCACCCTGGTCATGCTCTGGTCCATCTGGCAGTATTCCTGA